The following coding sequences lie in one Trichoderma breve strain T069 chromosome 1, whole genome shotgun sequence genomic window:
- a CDS encoding component of IIS longevity pathway SMK-1 domain-containing protein, giving the protein MRTEPYAKKVVRPISKRHIAPARIPQLPTPSHITDRPNDSIALDPDPLTQGTVAALTILDQPETPELSLQQHLDLAPDLVGYGSQLVTGDDPQSLMMAQPVPHQDKKRVKVYELRNNDWFDRGTGFCTAKFATTEDGNKDPKVIVESEDQPERLLLETTIQKQDGFQKQQETLIVWQEPGSGVDMALSFQEAEGCAMIWRFVNSVQQQFQQNAGVDDNLSDDLAIETLAPVNLPTAELGNLVEIETSIRVMSATATGREAVTKFIVADDYISKLIPLVEIAEDLESLPDLHRLCNIMKSILLLNDTSIIEHAVSDECLLGVVGALEYDPDFPSHKANHRHWLSNQGHYKEVVPINDDIVRRKIHQTYRLQYLKDVVLARILDDPTFSVLSSLIFFNQVEIVQHLQTNPTFLMNLFGIFSAHYPDTRKRKEAVLFIQQCCAIAKTIQAPARQSLYINFLNHGLLRVIYYGLRHVDVAVRVGATDILISIIDHDPTLIRQTIFRQMHEGTSSLLDSLIDLLLVEVDLGVKTQISDALRVILDQGGGPAAQAAELAARARMQMPIDPQHEHFLTRFYESSALKLFRPLIELDTRSHLDFTVQEAAMFSCLVEVLGFFIRQHHRFSRYFFIMHNLAARIVQLLKCRDKYLQLVSIRFFRLIVGLQEELYVKNLIENDVLGPILEVLVETVPRDNLVSAACTELFDFVKKEYLRDMVKQLVADHRENLLLVSHIPPCQDLITRYDQTEGYTTNMDYFADTDDDVTRRPPNVRMMEHLPIDLREEEYWDASDPEDEGEDHNSGDRLSENGGSSSGKPLVDYASDEEDGDDGLDNDTDDQSKDDGDDNADFSPRSNLSANVPPPERLSEKRRREEDEEDDDELGKLMHSKRRNSSSTESNSSITPGLTRRRKSSFTNGGSNVTPRKIAISLSPALRSGGPSRSDDDS; this is encoded by the exons ATGCGCACTGAGCCATACGCAAAAAAAGTCGTCCGCCCGATATCGAAACGCCACATCGCTCCCGCCCGCATCCCCCAACTACCCACCCCAAGTCACATCACCGACAGGCCCAACGACTCCATCGCCCTCGATCCCGATCCTC TTACGCAAGGCACCGTGGCGGCGCTTACAATCCTCGACCAGCCCGAGACGCCGGAGCTGtccctgcagcagcatctcgaccTCGCGCCCGATCTGGTGGGCTACGGTAGCCAACTCGTCACGGGGGACGATCCCCagtccttgatgatggcacagCCGGTGCCTCATCAGGACAAGAAGCGCGTCAAGGTCTATGAGCTGCGCAACAATGACTGGTTTGATCGCGGAACGGGCTTCTGCACCGCCAAGTTTGCGACG ACCGAGGATGGCAACAAAGATCCAAAAGTCATTGTAGAGTCCGAAGACCAACCTGAGCGACTTCTTCTGGAGACAACGATCCAAAAACAAGATGGATTTCAAAAGCAACAAG AAACGCTCATTGTATGGCAGGAGCCAGGAAGTGGTGTCGATATGGCCCTGAGTTTCCAAGAGGCCGAGGGGTGTGCCATGATCTG GCGCTTTGTCAATTCCGTTCAGCAGCAGTTCCAGCAGAATGCTGGTGTAG ACGACAATTTGTCCGATGATCTCGCTATTGAAACGCTTGCGCCCGTTAACCTTCCCACTGCTGAGCTGGGCAACCTGGTGGAAATCGAGACTAGCATTAGGGTTATGAGCGCTACTGCTACCGGCCGTGAAGCTGTTACGAAGTTCATCGTGGCCGATGACTATATCAGCAAGCTTATCCCTCTGGTAGAGATCGCCGAAGACTTGGAGAGCCTCCCCGACCTGCATCGCTTGTGCAACATCATGAAGAGCATCCTGCTCCTCAATGATACATCTATTATTGAGCACGCCGTATCCGATGAGTGCCTCCTGGGAGTTGTCGGTGCTCTGGAATACGACCCCGACTTCCCCAGCCACAAGGCCAACCATCGACACTGGCTCAGCAACCAAGGACATTACAAAGAAGTTGTCCCCATCAATGACGATATAGTCCGCCGCAAGATCCACCAGACATATCGCCTTCAATACCTCAAGGATGTTGTTCTGGCCAGAATCCTTGATGACCCTACCTTCTCTGTGCTCAGCTCCCTCATATTCTTCAACCAAGTTGAAATCGTCCAGCACCTACAGACAAACCCAACATTCCTCATGAACCTCTTTGGCATCTTTTCTGCCCACTACCCCGACACAAGGAAGCGGAAGGAGGCTGTCTTGTTTATCCAGCAATGCTGCGCAATTGCCAAGACTATCCAAGCCCCTGCGCGTCAATCCCTGTACATCAACTTCCTTAACCATGGCCTGCTCCGCGTCATCTACTATGGCCTAAGACATGTTGACGTCGCCGTGCGCGTTGGGGCCACGGACATTTTGATATCTATCATTGACCATGACCCAACGCTTATCCGTCAAACCATTTTTCGACAGATGCACGAAGGAACCTCATCACTATTGGATTCCCTCAtcgatcttcttctggtcgAAGTTGACTTGGGAGTCAAGACACAAATTTCAGATGCTCTCAGAGTCATTCTGGACCAGGGAGGAGGCCCAGCAGCG CAAGCCGCCGAATTGGCTGCCAGGGCAAGGATGCAAATGCCTATTGATCCTCAGCATGAGCACTTCCTAACCCGCTTCTACGAGTCCTCCGCTCTCAAGCTGTTCAGGCCTCTTATCGAGCTAGACACCCGTTCTCATCTGGACTTTACTGTTCAGGAGGCTGCCATGTTCTCATGCCTGGTGGAAGTGCTCGGCTTCTTTATCCGCCAACACCATCGGTTCAGCAGATACTTTTTCATCATGCACAACCTTGCCGCACGCATcgtccagcttctcaagtGTCGGGACAAATACCTGCAGCTGGTTTCGATTCGATTCTTCCGACTAATTGTTGGCCTCCAGGAGGAGCTGTATGTCAAGAATCTAATCGAGAACGACGTCTTGGGTCCTATTCTCGAGGTTTTGGTAGAGACTGTGCCGCGAGACAATCTTGTCAGTGCAGCTTGCACCGAActctttgactttgtcaagaAGGAGTACCTGAGAGACATGGTCAAGCAACTTGTGGCTGACCATCGGGAGAACTTGCTTCTCGTTAGCCACATACCGCCTTGTCAAGACCTGATCACGCGCTATGACCAGACTGAGGGCTACACAACCAACATGGACTACTTCGCCGATACAGATGACGATGTGACGAGGAGACCGCCCAACGTCAGAATGATGGAGCACCTACCCATTGATTTACGTGAAGAGGAGTACTGGGACGCTTCTGACCCTGAAGACGAAGGGGAAGATCACAACTCAGGAGATAGGTTATCTGAGAACGGTGGGTCGTCTTCTGGGAAACCTCTAGTTGACTATGCTtcggatgaggaagatggcgacgatggTCTAGACAACGATACCGATGACCAGTCCaaagacgatggcgatgataatGCCGATTTCAGCCCACGGTCCAACCTCTCGGCTAATGTGCCGCCGCCCGAACGTCTCTCTGAAAAACGCAGAcgagaggaagacgaggaagacgatgacgagctAGGCAAGCTGATGCATAGCAAGCGACGCAACAGTAGTTCTACGGAATCCAACTCATCAATTACACCGGGCCTCACCCGAAGACGCAAGTCGAGCTTCACCAACGGGGGCAGTAACGTCACACCCAGGAAGATTGCAATTAGCCTGTCACCAGCTCTAAGGTCAGGCGGTCCCTCTCGATCCGACGATGACTCGTAA
- a CDS encoding ATPase family associated with various cellular activities (AAA) domain-containing protein, producing the protein MLKKSIDAKVRPLANVSLERASLLGAARIYVSKDSLISLTGGLESGRPCTVESLQTDDSSGDGSAADAETAKRRGASLWVLPEKNISPNVVMMTRAFQEATGFKLGDVVRITLAEPAVIPDAEEVVVQDAASEADQQKDGAADSKHPPSWEFSVSVSLDRAEQVFPGMVLEGVNINKLRRTFKVISVNGQSNNLARFKLSSSTVRIVQPGGVPGLSSQVNTINQFLRGFGRPFWIQNERESCGFVIHGGHGTGKTFILQRIAAINWGRVHWIRPSDKLSSIRETFKQAQSQQPSLLFIDGLEDILAKDRSNRDTVIEALGDELDNLSATASTANALPRVVVIATCLDYLADVPAKLQKRSRFRENVALPIPRATERLEILRFFNPPLQAEEKESCLVSLASKTHAYNGDDLANLVLNAKKILGNRLDEETAAAAAQNVDAGATGESSQETQQPKEHYLTSQDMEQALRITRPTAMHDINLKPPTIHWQDVGGQESLKKVLSRMIKNTKDTNPTSRHVLRQPPKGLLLYGPPGCSKTLSAQAMATESSFNFFAVKGAELLNMYVGESERAVRTLFERARAAAPSIIFFDEIDSIGGSRTGGNGAAAAARSTGSVNMLTTLLTEMDGFESLTGVLVLAATNRPEAMDPALLRPGRFDQILYVGPPDLSAREAVFGVHLRGLALSPDVDISELARITDGYSGAEIKAICNEAGLAVLDRCDEDETGTEKMEITMADLVAAVEKTPRNITAMMISGYEMWSRQFKRL; encoded by the exons ATGCTGAAAAAAAGCATCGACGCCAAAGTTCGCCCTCTCGCCAACGTCAGTCTTGAAAGAGCAAGTCTCCTCGGCGCTGCTCGCATCTACGTCAGCAAAGACTCCCTCATCTCACTGACGGGCGGTCTCGAAAGCGGTCGACCATGCACCGTTGAGAGCCTCCAAACAGACGACAGCTCTGGCGATGGGtctgcagcagatgcagagACTGCCAAACGGAGGGGAGCCTCGCTATGGGTTCTCCCCGAAAAGAACATTAGCCCCAATGTTGTCATGATGACAAGGGCCTTTCAGGAGGCCACGGGATTCAAGCTCGGAGACGTGGTCAGGATTACTCTTGCAGAGCCTGCTGTGATTCCAGATGCAGAAGAAGTCGTGGTTCAAGATGCCGCGAGTGAGGCAGATCAGCAAAAAGATGGTGCCGCGGATTCAAAACATCCCCCGTCTTGGGAATTTTCCGTCAGCGTCTCCCTCGACCGTGCGGAACAAGTGTTTCCCGGCATGGTGCTTGAGGgtgtcaacatcaacaagctgCGCCGAACGTTCAAAGTCATATCTGTCAATGGACAGTCTAATAACCTAGCCCGCTTCAAGCTCTCCTCGTCAACAGTACGGATTGTCCAGCCCGGAG GAGTCCCCGGTTTATCATCTCAAgtcaacaccatcaaccaGTTTCTCAGGGGCTTTGGCCGACCTTTCTGGATACAGAATGAGCGCGAATCTTGCGGCTTCGTCATTCACGGTGGCCATGGCACTGGCAAAACTTTCATTCTGCAGCGAATCGCAGCCATCAACTGGGGTCGGGTTCACTGGATCAGGCCTTCAGACAAGTTGTCGTCCATCAGGGAGACGTTTAAGCAGGCTCAGTCTCAGCAGCCAAGccttctcttcatcgacGGTCTCGAGGATATTCTCGCCAAAGATCGCTCTAATCGTGATACTGTTATTGAAGCTCTTGGCGATGAGCTTGACAATCTCTCTGCGACAGCCTCTACTGCCAATGCTTTGCCCCGGGTTGTGGTCATTGCTACATGTCTAGATTATTTGGCTGATGTCCCGGCCAAACTTCAGAAACGTTCACGTTTCCGCGAGAATGTTGCTTTACCTATCCCTCGCGCAACAGAGCGCCTCGAGATCTTACGTTTCTTCAACCCTCCTCTacaagctgaagagaaggagtCTTGTCTCGTCAGCCTGGCATCCAAGACTCACGCATACAATGGAGACGATCTCGCAAATCTGGTTCTAAATGCAAAGAAAATTCTCGGCAACAGGCTCGACGAggagactgctgctgctgctgctcaaaatGTTGACGCTGGTGCTACGGGAGAGAGTTCTCAAGAGACGCAGCAACCAAAAGAACACTATCTTACGTCTCAAGACATGGAGCAAGCTCTGCGTATCACTCGTCCCACAGCCATGCACGACATAAACCTGAAGCCACCCACCATTCACTGGCAAGATGTTGGTGGCCAAGAATCCCTCAAAAAGGTTTTATCTCGTATGATCAAAAACACAAAG GATACAAATCCTACTTCTCGCCACGTCCTGCGTCAGCCTCCAAAGGGCCTCCTTCTGTACGGCCCGCCTGGCTGCTCCAAAACTCTGTCTGCCCAGGCCATGGCTACTGAGTCctccttcaacttcttcgcTGTCAAGGGTGCTGAGCTTCTCAACATGTACGTTGGTGAGTCTGAGCGTGCTGTGCGTACGCTTTTCGAACGCGCGCGTGCTGCCGCCCCTTCCATCATCTTTTTTGATGAAATTGATTCCATTGGTGGTTCTCGAACTGGAGGCAAcggcgccgctgctgccgccaggAGCACAGGCTCCGTGAATATGCTCACCACTCTCCTTACTGAGATGGACGGCTTCGAGTCTCTCACAGGCGTTCTGGTCCTCGCCGCCACTAACCGGCCTGAGGCTATGGACCCAGCCCTCCTCCGTCCTGGCCGCTTCGACCAAATTCTCTATGTGGGACCCCCTGACCTCTCTGCTCGAGAAGCCGTCTTCGGCGTGCATCTTCGGGGCCTGGCACTTTCACCAGACGTCGATATCTCGGAACTAGCCCGCATCACAGATGGCTATTCAGGagccgagatcaaggccatctgCAACGAGGCCGGCCTGGCTGTACTTGATAGGTgcgacgaagacgaaacAGGTaccgagaagatggagattaCGATGGCGGATTTGGTGGCTGCGGTAGAGAAGACTCCGAGAAACATTACGGCTATGATGATTTCGGGCTACGAAATGTGGTCAAGGCAATTTAAACGACTATGA
- a CDS encoding ras family domain-containing protein has product MPAMPSNRNYDFLIKLLLIGDSGVGKSCCLLRFSEDSFTPSFITTIGIDFKIRTIELDGKRVKLQIWDTAGQERFRTITTAYYRGAMGILLVYDVTDERSFQNIRTWFQNVEQHATEGVNKILIGNKCDWEDKRVVSTEQGQALADELGIPFLEVSAKSNINIDQAFYSLAADIKKRLIDNQKTDVGTSSGVNVGEKSEAASGKCC; this is encoded by the exons ATGCCCGCCATGCCTAGCAATCGCAACTACGACTTTCTG ATCAAGCTCCTTCTGATTGGTGATTCCGGTGTTGGAAAGTCATGCTGTCTGTTGCGATTCAGTGAAGACTCCTTCACTCCGtccttcatcaccaccattGGCATCGACTTCAAGATCAGGACGATTGAGCTGGATGGCAAGCGAGTCAAGCTGCAGATTTGGGATACCGCCGGCCAGGAGCGATTCCgcaccatcaccactgcCTACTACCGCGGTGCCATGGGCATTCTGCTGGTATACGATGTCACCGACGAGCGATCATTCCAGA ACATTCGTACCTGGTTCCAAAACGTGGAGCAGCACGCCACCGAAGGCGTCAACAAGATCCTGATCGGCAACAAGTGCGACTGGGAGGATAAGCGCGTTGTATCTACGGAACAGGGCCAGGCACTGGCTGACGAGCTCGGCATTCCTTTCCTCGAAGTCTCCGCCAAgagcaacatcaacattgacCAGGCCTTTTACAGCCTGGCTGCCGACATCAAGAAGCGTCTCATCGACAACCAGAAGACTGACGTTGGTACCTCATCAGGTGTCAATGTTGGCGAGAAGAGCGAGGCTGCCAGTGGCAAGTGCTGCTAA
- a CDS encoding glycosyl hydrolase family 61 domain-containing protein: protein MKRCIAGLLLLSLASMANAHTSFTTLFIDRKNQGDGTCVRTPSDGETATDPIHPITSEDMVCGRDGIQAVPFICPANKGSLLTFEWRQWPDAQAPGSIDPGHLGPCAVYIKKVDDMFTESAAGDGWFKIWEDGYNPVTKKWCVDRLVENNGLLSVNLPRGLPSGYYIVRPEIVALHWAVHRDDPQYFLGCAQIFLNSDVQGPLDVRQEHLTSIPGYVDLSTPGLKYDIYQNDLPPYPIPGPKVYIPKVDKEKAAKIPAPEPMIQTAGVIPEDCVLKSANWCAKAVSPYSTEDECWTGVRACFAQSEECRPSAQTVGQANCDRWSNYCEKLNKLCEDGEFVGPIAFTEKEIEAPVPGEIPAMWNDVFEQNE from the exons ATGAAGCGTTGTATTGCTGGCCTCTTGTTGCTGAGCCTTGCCTCTATGGCAAATGCTCATACTTCTTTTACAACCCTTTTCATTGACCGGAAGAATCAAGGAGATGGTACTTGCGTTCGCACGCCCTCTGATGGCGAGACTGCCACCGATCCAATCCACCCCATCACCTCGGAGGACATGGTTTGTG GTCGCGACGGCATTCAAGCGGTCCCATTCATCTGCCCTGCAAATAAAGGGTCTCTTCTCACGTTTGAATGGCGTCAATGGCCAGATGCTCAGGCGCCCGGCAGCATCGATCCGGGCCATCTTGGTCCCTGTGCCGTATACATCAAAAAGGTCGACGATATGTTCACAGAGAGCGCCGCTGGTGACGGTTGGTTCAAAATCTGGGAAGACGGCTACAACCCTGTGACGAAAAAATGGTGCGTTGATCGACTCGTTGAGAACAACGGCCTGCTCTCTGTCAATCTTCCTCGGGGGCTGCCTTCAGGATACTACATTGTGCGGCCTGAGATCGTGGCCTTGCACTGGGCTGTCCATCGCGACGATCCGCAGTATTTTCTAGGCTGTGCACAAATCTTTCTCAACAGCGATGTCCAGGGCCCTCTGGATGTGCGCCAGGAGCATCTCACGAGCATCCCTGGATATGTTGATCTCTCTACACCAGGCCTCAAATATGACATTTATCAGAACGATCTGCCGCCATATCCAATTCCCGGCCCAAAGGTATACATCCCCAAAgtcgacaaggagaaggccgCCAAGATTCCTGCGCCAGAACCAATGATTCAGACTGCAGGCGTCATCCCCGAAGATTGCGTTCTCAAGAGCGCAAACTGGTGCGCCAAAGCCGTCTCGCCATACTCGACCGAGGACGAATGCTGGACTGGCGTCAGGGCATGCTTTGCGCAGAGCGAGGAGTGCAGGCCGAGTGCGCAGACGGTTGGACAGGCCAATTGCGACCGATGGAGTAATTACTGCGAGAAGCTGAACAAGCTGTGCGAGGATGGCGAGTTCGTTGGGCCAATAGCATTCACtgagaaggagattgaagcgCCGGTACCAGGAGAGATTCCGGCGATGTGGAATGATGTGTTTGAACAGAATGAGTAG
- a CDS encoding chaperonin 10 kd subunit domain-containing protein, with protein MSALRSIRNLAPLMDRVLVQRVKAEAKTASGIFLPESSVEKLNEAKVLAVGPGGLDRDGKRIPMGVAVGDRVLLPAFGGAAVKAGEEEYQLFRDSEILAKINE; from the exons ATG TCTGCCCTCCGATCCATCCGCAACCTCGCTCCCCTCATGGACCGCGTGCTTGTCCAGCgcgtcaaggccgaggccaagactGCCAGCGGCATCTTCCTGCCCGAGTCGAGcgtcgagaagctcaacgaggccaaggtcCTGGCCGTCGGACCCGGTGGTCTGGACCGCGATGGCAAGCGAATCCCCATGGGCGTGGCCGTCGGTGACCGTGTTCTGCTTCCTGCG TTTGGTGGCGCGGCTGTCAAGGCCGGTGAGGAGGAATACCAGCTGTTCCGTGACAGCGA AATTCTCGCCAAGATCAAcgagtaa